One segment of Danaus plexippus chromosome 10, MEX_DaPlex, whole genome shotgun sequence DNA contains the following:
- the LOC116767000 gene encoding uncharacterized protein LOC116767000 — MLKLYETKENQSVKNATAREFHKAFFIILKIFQVLDEPIPKWTYFVKIIMIFCALIATGILSLAIYHGIEIFDLPFITEAGVYFLIMSYKLLILSCTRLNVINYYALHSIMEEDFKYIYGKGSKYRTKFLRNQILTKKIFKLAIVFTGAIGSGMLIFAVCSLAFHSITNNSGDRKRPLLFPFWIFEIDFGLTPTYEIAFMFSNICICAYVLNYVFMIGTQIMWIREIALKADIVIWSIEDLMEGITHTRDTQMEMYFANLLKLRMKDIIQQHYSMISLLEHYAQVYKKLLLFEQKISAPVVCLSAYAATEKWDAGEFNAILILLCVGAITLIFIPCYLCTFLCVKINSICYACWNIPFWNAGPVIRPYLLLIMQRSLQPLPIKSPGFEEVSLQTFSNKMASAYSFFNMLRQANI, encoded by the exons atgttaaaattatatgaaacaaaggAAAATCAGAGTGTAAAAAATGCAACTGCTCGTGAGTTTCATAAAGCTTTCTtcataattcttaaaatattccaagTTTTGGATGAACCTATACCAAAATGGAC gtattttgttaaaatcataATGATATTCTGTGCTTTGATAGCAACTGGCATTCTATCTCTTGCCATCTACCACGGAATAGAGATATTTGATCTCCCCTTCATTACGGAAGCGGgagtatattttcttattatgtcATATAAACTTCTTATACTTTCTTGTACGAGACTaaacgttataaattattatgcttTGCACAGCATTATGGAAGAAGATTTTAAGTACATTTACGGTAAAGGTTCTAAATACAG AACAAAGTTTCTCCGCAACCaaatcttaacaaaaaaaatctttaagttGGCAATAGTTTTCACCGGTGCTATTGGCTCAGGAATGCTAATCTTCGCTGTTTGCTCGCTCGCATTTCATTCCATTACTAACAATTCTGGAGATAGAAAGAGACCCCTGCTTTTCCCTTTCTGGATATTCGAAATTGATTTTGGATTGACTCCAACTTATGAAATAGCATTCATGTTCTCGAATATTTGCATTTGTGCTTATGtgttaaattatgttt TTATGATAGGTACACAGATAATGTGGATTAGAGAAATAGCGTTGAAAGCAGACATAGTCATTTGGAGCATTGAAGATCTCATGGAAGGAATCACACATACGAGAGATACTCAAATGGAGATGtattttgcaaatttattaaaacttagaaTGAAAGACATCATTCAACAACATTATTCTATGATTTC CCTATTGGAGCATTATGCccaagtatataaaaaactccTTCTGTTTGAACAAAAAATCAGCGCCCCTGTTGTGTGTCTGAGTGCATATGCAGCTACCGAG AAGTGGGATGCAGGTGAATTCAATGCCATTCTAATACTTCTTTGCGTTGGAGCTAttactttgatatttattcCCTGTTATTTGTGCACTTTTCTCTGCGTTAAG ATTAATTCAATTTGCTATGCCTGCTGGAATATCCCATTCTGGAATGCTGGTCCCGTTATTAGACCCTACCTATTGCTCATCATGCAGAGGTCGCTGCAGCCACTGCCAATAAAATCTCCCGGCTTTGAAGAAGTCTCTTTGCAGACATTTTCTAAT aAAATGGCTTCAGCGTATTCTTTCTTCAATATGCTGCGACAAGCAAATATTTAA